The following proteins are co-located in the Branchiostoma lanceolatum isolate klBraLanc5 chromosome 16, klBraLanc5.hap2, whole genome shotgun sequence genome:
- the LOC136421891 gene encoding uncharacterized protein, with the protein MDTSTPDQRMNTRHIVEYYGTACKRVKGGLRLGLVTELCEGTLEDRIVGNRNLNPAWWGSNPEKLAAAFSYTQNLAVQLCEGLRTIHDAGYIHRDIKLINILVTRDDVVKLADVGQTKQEVRITGTIAGTATYAAPEVKEKKKYDKSADIYSLGLILWEMWYGKTLYGHKDDIYSKRLEEDLKRGRDIRMPRWEGTVPPIPEWTSLIHDCLKKDPKRRPKIQECLDRISAMKVE; encoded by the exons ATGGACACTAGTACTCCGGATCAACGGATGAACACTCGACACATTGTGGAGTACTATGGTACAGCCTGCAAGAGGGTGAAGGGTGGCCTGAGGCTGGGGCTGGTCACAGAGCTGTGTGAGGGCACACTGGAGGACAGGATTGTTGGCAACAG GAACCTTAACCCAGCCTGGTGGGGTTCTAACCCAGAGAAGCTGGCAGCAGCCTTCAGCTACACCCAGAACCTGGCAGTGCAGCTGTGTGAGGGACTCAGGACCATCCACGATGCTGGCTACATCCACAGAGACATTAAGCTCATCAACATTCTG GTGACTCGAGATGATGTTGTGAAGCTTGCTGATGTTGGACAGACCAAGCAAGAGGTGAGAATAACAGGGACAATAGCTGGAACTGCCACCTACGCAGCACCTGAggtgaaagaaaagaagaagtaCGACAAGAGTGCAGACATCTACAGCCTGGGCCTCATTCTGTGGGAGATGTGGTATGGGAAAACCCTCTATGGGCACAAG GACGACATCTACTCAAAAAGGCTTGAGGAGGATTTGAAGAGAGGAAGAGACATCCGAATGCCACGATGGGAAGGTACAGTCCCCCCCATCCCTGAGTGGACCAGTCTGATCCACGACTGTCTCAAGAAGGATCCAAAGAGACGACCAAAGATACAGGAGTGTCTGGACAGGATCTCAGCTATGAAGGTTGAGTAG
- the LOC136421534 gene encoding bacterial dynamin-like protein, with the protein MLHQSGDHEKLREASEVYRKNQDRLAKLCNSIADYLPSLDTRTRAILKLWLNGCEVEEVIADVQKQLQKKEFPILVAGETSSGKSTFLNLLLGENILPVDYLSSTSTICEVKYGKTRQAVVHLRQPNDQGKTKITLLFDRTEDYQELESYMHLEGARRDSLPEAKLIEIFLPFPLLQGGSVLVDSPGVGENSIMDEVVTDYLQSAKSMSFIYIVDSSRAGGVQADRVRPSCFCNFNLLNVHNDQLTVDS; encoded by the exons atgctacat CAGAGTGGTGATCATGAGAAACTGAGAGAAGCCTCTGAGGTCTACAGAAAAAATCAAGATCGCCTAGCTAAGTTATGCAACAGCATTGCTGACTACCTTCCCAGTCTGGACACAAGAACCAGGGCAATCCTGAAACTATGGCTCAATGGCTGTGAGGTAGAGGAAGTCATAGCAGATGTACAGAAGCAGCTACAGAAGAAAGAATTTCCTATTCTTGTAGCAG GAGAAACATCATCAGGAAAGAGCACCTTCCTGAACCTGCTGTTGGGTGAGAACATCCTGCCTGTGGACTACCTGAGCAGCACCTCCACCATCTGTGAGGTCAAGTACGGGAAGACCAGACAGGCTGTGGTTCATCTGCGACAGCCCAATGACCaagggaaaacaaaaataaccCTCTTGTTTGACAGAACAGAAGACTATCAGGAGCTGGAAAGCTACATGCATCTAGAAGGGGCCAGACGAGACAGCCTTCCTGAAGCTAAACTCATCGAGATCTTTCTGCCTTTTCCTCTTCTTCAA GGAGGAAGTGTACTTGTGGACAGCCCAGGGGTGGGGGAGAACAGCATCATGGATGAGGTGGTAACAGACTACCTTCAAAGTGCAAAATCAATGTCCTTCATCTACATTGTTGACAGCTCCAGGGCTGGAGGAGTACAAGCTGACAGGGTAAGGCCTTCATGTTTTTGTAACTTCAATCTTTTAAACGTACACAATGATCAATTGACAGTTGATTCTTAA